tttactttatatactaacataattgttaaaataatCAAACAAATTTTTCATCTAACTGCATTCTTATAAAATGAAaccaaaataataaaagcaatgattataattaattaattcataattattataaaaaaaaaatttctcttatttcattaattttagatatatgttaattaaaattacaaatactATTATGTTTACTTATTAATGATTTATACTATTCACTAaactttttttccatttagctcataattaatattatacgATACCTTATGatgtttagaaaaaaaaaaaaaaatacttttttttttttatttaaccaagatatatttttattatttcttcatatagccaataaataaaatataaacgaTGATTATCTTTACTTTCTACCTCATTCTGAATATTATTCAATTCTATTCTTATATCTCCAGCTAAATTTTTACAACATGACTCATTCCCCAAGGTGTGTTTTCCAACACTAagatatatttgtattcaCTACAATATTAAATTACGTAAGCAACTGTATTcaatatttctattaatcaataataaaaatttaattatgaaaatttacaGAAATCCAATATATAAAGAAGGTGATTTTTGTATTATGCTTTATTAACAAAAGAATATTACAAGAacgtattatataaataattacgGAAAATAACTTATAATACacatattaatacattttttctgTGAAATCATTAACAGTAAgtatatctttatattaaCCTAATGAAGCCATGAACTTCATAGATTCATTATGTTTTTcaagttttattttctatgAAATCTTTTACATTCTTCAACAAATTCTGAATGTAGTAgtttcttaatatatttaactttataAGTATTAACTAATTCCACAAAacttcatatatttcattactATGTTCTAAATTGCTCTCATACATTATGTTTTATCATTAAACTTTTccatattcttatataactTAGACATATCTATATGTTTACTCAAAATTTGTTCTTGTTTAAAACATTAATCCAGTTTAgtttttatcttattatagtatattctaaaaatgaaagtacttcttttttatcttttaggacttttatatcataatcttttatatattttttatgtaaccATATCAATGGTTTATCTTTAGAACATACACTTTCTAATGCAGTGTCCATTCTATTATAAAGTCCACTGACGAGTATGCCATCAAAATTACCGTCTcttatttttccatataaaGAAGGAATCAAGTATTTATGTCACATCTTATAACCAATAATCATCATATTTTTGAAGCAATTTCAAATAATCATTccaatcttttttttacttttttaacaCTACAtcaaatttaatgaaaattactcttatttatattgtacCTCTCTATGTTTCTTCTAGGTCATATGttgaataaaagaaattaaaattaatataatttctcCGAAAAGCTTTTTCGAtcttaaaattattctacaaaaaaaaattaaaaaatatttttttcattctatGTTTTATATAGAACAAAAGTGCTTTAATCCATAAAGTGCAATGAAACTTAatcaattattattttatttatttatttattataataggaacattaaaacaaaatcttattttatccataaaaaagtaacagttttacacaaaaaaaaattttattttatttgatgtttgttaaatatatcacAACCAGATAATTACTTTTTCTGTGATCAAGGTCCCGTGTTGTAATACCATTTTTCTTGTGTTCCCAAGATTATTCTACTAAGAGCATATAAACATATCCTCTTGTTATTCAATAGTACATAATAAAAGCTATGAAAATGTAACAGCTAaagcaaaaattaatttgaaCTTTTCATAAAACCACAAATTTGTAGAAGtccaaattttataaattacgTATAATGAAGCAAAAATCTCCTAATTATAGGATTTGGAAAAACTTATACGTTTCATATTTAATGGAAATATTGATAAATGAATacgaaaatattataattggAACATAATGTAGGCTGTtaaatcatataaaataactcAACCTGTTCATTAGCATAAAACATGTTGCAAGGGTTTTCAATTagttaattatttgtttaaaaagaCATgacatatatgaaataatttcttCTCATCAACATAACTTATATGCATCTTTAAAAGCTGAATTTCctaaattcattatattttataaaattcgcCTTAATATTTCACACATTGAAatgtatgtaataaatatatattttaggtAATCATAcaaacttatatattattttaaatgaaatcgttctaaaatatacattttattagttaaatataatggttataattaaaacaagaaattgattatattgaaaacaaaaaaaacaaaaacttttttgtcaataaaaattactaattACTATTTAAAATGCACATTAAACtaaaaacttttaaaaaaataaatttcaacaaaaaaaaaaattaagcacataaaaaaaacaaacaaacctattttaacttatataatgaaattataacGTATAAACAATTTAATACATTAAGTACAAGATCATATACGgatatacttatatttttctaaagcAGTAGGTGAACATAtgcattaaatatttttaaagcaacttttatattctactaaatagttaaatatatgcaaaagtgaaaaaaagtaaaaatatctCTTACTTCTATTCACCTCTTTGTCaaacttaataaaaaagttaaaggaataatataactaaaacataaattcaaaaaaataaaacctATTTTCTTCTAAACATATGAAGAAAAGGCATCAACTCCAAACCCCTATAATCAAAACCTAACTTATAccgtaatatatttattgtatatctatctaattttttatctaCTTCCTTCAAATATTGTTTTATGGATGattttctactttttttttctggaatataatattttcttcgAAGTACTTCTTCAAAGCTTACTGAATCTGTACTATTATGatcaatataatttattgaaCCTTGGGATTTTTGGAAACTATATCTagaatataatgaattaGATGAATTTTGAACTTCATcattcacattttttttacactgtttttttttgctataaTTTTCTAACGATGTATTTAATCCATATTTAAACGGATATTCTCCTTCACCTATTGTGTTTCTTCTTCTTTCCCTTAAATATGTTTGTCTCTGTTGGCCATTTAAATTTGTTTCTTCACTTAATAATCTTCTTATCCTTACATCTAATGTATTTAGATTGATTTTCTTATAACTTAATATTCCTGAGGTAGTTTCCTAAATATTAgcgaaaatatttaatatttaaaaaaatatcagtttttacatataaaaaaagtattaattttaaaatgaaaaagatcACAAAAcatgcattaaaaaaattatttaatataataattatcttaCTTCAAAGGAGTATTTCCATATCCATATTAATAggacaaatgaaaaaattttattaaaagacaaaaatttaattgtttGTGCCATTATgtcaatttatatatgttgcATCGTCtgtgataataaaaaaacaaatatatatatataattttttcaatattattcaaatggtttatgttaaaattttattttatcgttttctgtaaatttaaaatttataactttttaacttcctttaattaaatataataatcatatatatacaaaaaggaaaagatagaaaaatttattaaaaatattatagtaaTTTTTCTATGTAAGAACGGTAATTAATGAACCATATATAGTATAGGTTTCACaaaaacattaaattatatatctaactaatattttataattactaGACAAAGctatatgtaatttatatcaaaaaatttatttatatttatatattttattttcacattAAACCTCTTTCTTTAAATGTAGTCATGATAATAAATGAAGTGtcataaaattacaaaaccTAACAACTGTACGacttagaaaaaaaatttattaaaaatttttatcttttataattaaaatgaggaaaaattttatgcagTCATCTaaagttttatatatgaaaatgtttttttaattaatatacaataaacttaatgtaacaaaaaaaaaatatatatattaataataatttaaagggatttaattaatatatattcaggtacaatacaatattaaacgtaattttttacattttaaactGAAATATTCAATTGTTAAgttaacaataaaatataataaattattatgaatgaaatttcttttacacttttattatgtaagataaatttaattttacaactgtttaaatttaaaacaattttttatgttgcAACAGCGTAatgttatttaatattaacgcgaaaattttaataattcaatatatgatataatattaaaataaaacattgaTGAacgagaaaaaatattttataattgctgcaatttaaaatataaacataataaaaaatatgaataaagaacaaaaagtacaaatattatataaaaaacattcaaagatttatattaagtaaaatgGCACTTATTAAACTTCAACACTAAGTTTATTActttacagaaaaaaaaaatgcttataACATAGAAAAATACCTTCACCAATTAATGCAACCAtagcaataatatttttataataatgataatttaataaaataagacaACTATTACgcttaatataaaattcctAAAAGCTTTGTACATTCATTATTGAatattgtattaatatacgtttttatttttttttcattattatttatactcaagaagattttaaaatatttctttaaacaagaataaatatatttcctaCTTACGGAATATTTTTGGATATATAAGTAATCACTAATgattaaattaaattctcttcttatatatttactgtGTTTTTAATAATCATACAGTTCTATTCTTATTTATGTTCTGGtttacacataaatatatatgtaagttcataaaaaaaattactatatatgtatggttaattataaattattgacAGTTATAAAAGCACAATAACGAAGttattttatgatttttattaactttataatattattattttacttttttcatttttcttaataaagaaatttataataaaatattatgacgaatatataaaaatttaatggataaattatttaaatgtaaaactCAATAAACACCCTCAGaatatatctatttaaatttatttgaatttttgtaataaccATGTTATtagcaaatatatttatacaagaattaaaaacgttttttttctaaaaacaTTAAGGCCGATTAGTAAATAGaagtattttttcatttaattttctaaCTATAAAgttgttaattatttaatttatatttatgcttaGTCATGGaacatattatttgtttgtaGTACATTTCCCTAACAACAGACAATGAATGCTAATTTGTGATTCACGTGTTAGTAGTACATGCCTCGTTTATTAAATTGTCACTGTGGATGAAACACGGCTTCAGAacgttttctttttcatgaattttatatatgtattgtacattactattttaaatttcatgaaaaaaattacttaatataacgaatacatttattaatgatACATGCTAAAAGTAAAggcaaatataaaattactacACATTCATACTCACCTTTTTgtcatataaatttatatgcatattcttttagtatatgtatataagataataaaattaatatttaatattttaaatattatttcacaTTATTACCAAGATAAATGTATGCACTAAcgcattattttaaaaaatttgcaaaTAACCTAATAAGACACTTCAAAATTACTATATGAACGAATATGTAATGCTTATTGTTTGTTAATTCATTAACAATACATTGTGGATTCTTATATAACTACTTTTGCTATCACATttagttaatataaatataccttAAATTATATGAGCTATATTgattacaaatattttacagCTATAATCAAATTAGAGATCACTGCAAATTCAAGAACATTGTAAAAGTTGtacagataaaaaaaaaagtttattaatTACATCGATACAACAACTGCAACTTATAAGTTGAAGGAATAATATTACTGTTCTTCATATTACTACTGTCACTAAGATGAATGAATTTGTTCtaaatttactaaaaaagAATTAGAGAGGCCATAACATTTAAATCTTCTATAATCTTTTtcgtaataaaaatatttataaaaaataatataagaatatttttccttttttacgGTTCCATCATATTTAACAACACATCAAAAAAGACAAGCAATgcaaaaaagttaataatatgttctgtatttttaaaaatgatttttggtaaaataaaaaatgtgaatataaatttattttacttcttaattcttaattattttaacaaatttaatttttatattaaataaaattaacaaaaaatttaatataaataaataaatatttcatatttcctttttagatatatacaattaaaattattctgtaggtatgtatgcatataattatatatatatatatatatatgtgtatgaatatttaattatgttttttacagctacatcaatttttataattatattttagaattaatttaataacaataatgcTTTCCAAGTActcagaaatattttattctttcaaataaggtattttaaatatatatacaaaacaaTATAACTTAGGtctgtaaaataaaaaatttacacaCAAAAGACatatctaaatttttttttctattttttaaaaatccaTGGTATCTGAAGtgatgaatataatatacattaagTGTACTGTATCTGTTATACAAATTCTGCATGTATATTGTCagcacatttattttattaatcaaagaattattatattaaacatatttgttaaattaaatgattccttaaaaaatacattaatcttcatattatattataaatacaaaaaagtgctattaaatataactcgtaactttttataatataatatgaaagcatataaattatcaaaaggtgtaataatttttttctatggTGCAATAAAAATGtcattattatacatttaaaatattaattcattttaaggtaaaaaatattatttcattcttgtataactataaaatttcattaatacaatataagaaaaatgtataaaaaaaattaataattttatgaaaacgaaaaaatattaataaatacaatgATGTTTAAACATATTTGTAATTAAAAGAGTTCTAATACTGTATCCTTATCCGCACTATAAACGGGGGATTCTAGtttctaaaattatattattattaatataatttatatgtacggAAACAAAAtgtgtattaataaaataaattataaattcttatacatattatgatttctgtaaaaaaattagttattaaggaattaaataaaaaatattgtttcaAATTTCATGaattaatattcttatatttaatacGTAAACAtcaatatttgtatatatatgcgttaAAATCTCCCTGTTCTTAATGAGCTAAACATTAATATAACCTTCTTTTTagataatattaatgaaaaacaaaaaaaagaatatatattggTATATTCTTCTAATACAATCTATTTATTAATAGTACAGCTGTTGGGAATATTGTAATCTTCACTTATACACAAGttacattaataaaatgttttctgATGTAcacttataaaatttttttatattttttccattaagaaaatttcataatacaaatatattattaatttttaatgaataaatttcgtatataattcttacataggtttatatataatttttgattCCTATTcactttataataataaatattcaaattcacatatatatttatttttacagaTGTTACTGggaatttttataatatatgttgcTGAATACAAATTTGCTGTTTGACTGATCTCCATATATTATGAGctcatttacatatatatatgttacatttttgttttatgaaACCAATCCAAGTACGTTACTAAATGCCTTTCTTTTACTTCTTCATTAAtctattttcattattttgacAAACTTATATCTTTTACAATAAGTACTTTcaaattttcatttctaCCCCCTTgaaatgatataatatttgcTTATACTTTATAGCCTAATTATCTTGATAATCTACGAACGAGgtagtaatatattatatccgtaacatataaaatttttattcatataataaataagatatTCATATTTAGACTTCAATGTTATATTGTTTCATTGGagtaataatgtatttttaacttcattttcattttatctcTATTTATGAAGTTTTTAGTATTCTTTACATTTCCCCCCCATAAAGCtctattactttttttgttatattataaatttataatatcctAAAATTTTCCATCTTTATATTCCACAAatatttaatgttattttcgtttatttgtgggtatttatttttaaatacatcCATCAGTTCTTGCAAAATTgaattcattatattatattaattatgttatattttttttcattttaactTGTCTTATTTCATGTATAACCAAACGTAACAATTTTTGAACTATTTTCTGATATTTTAAATGGTGaataagtaataaaatatttaactaatattgtgtataattattctttttcctttttactatatattctTCTTTCTTTGCTTGTGATCTACATCATCATTCCATTCTTAATTTATAGTTTCATCAGCTCTGTTACCCAACTCATTTGCagttcattttttccataatttattaattttcttatttaataatatattttttatgtgaaATGGTTTcatacattaaatatatgttattattattgcatTTATCCTTCTCAGAATCACAAATTACTACAAATATTCATCGTGTTACGGCTTGTTCAATATCccaattttcatttttttagctcttcattctatttatttattagtttATTACATTCTCCATATAAGGATCCACGATTGCTAGTGTCTTCCGTATTAcgtttttctatataattaatattttcgtGTATTCTTTTCACATATTAtgaaatttgtaaaaattttcctGGACTTAATCTAAAGATAGTATTTACACATTATCCCTGTAATTAAGagttttacttttaattaatttttagttatCTTCTTCTGTACACCTTCCtgttttatgtaattatatgttGAATGtgttatttacatatataatcaGTTCTTTTATTCTGCGTTCTTGcaacttttttaataaatattttgtttcattataCTTATCAACTTCAGTAGTTTCCCTATATTATGAAAGGTTGTTCTCCGTTTTTCCAGTAATTTCCATTGTTTCTTAACTATCTGAGGAATTTTATGAACTATTCATTTCATCTATGGTAGTCtccaaaaataattttctgttATATGTGAAAAATTCACATTTTCACTTTCTCATAATATCATTATGAATATCTGTAGCAATAATTTtgctaataatattttcatttaaaactTATATAAATCTTCGCAATTTAAGTTATTATATGAtccttaaatatttattattgacATACCATCATTGTTTTCTGGGAATGCATATTTATGCTATACTGTATCTAATTTGTTCAAGcccttaaatatttttgttcaaTATTTTGCATCATGGACGTTCCTTGCTTTGATGTCCACTGATTTCTCATTCATTTTTGcctttatattaaatatattcttttttatgtacatagcatatttttttcttactatTCAATCCttcctaattttttttgtactctTTTCTGTACATTCTTCAAATTATAAGACTGATATGCTATCTTCAATTTCTAAAGAACATTTTCACGTCTTTCTATCCATTTCTACCGtgattcttttttcttttctacaTAATTATCATTGTTTGTTATTAAATCATGGAATACTAAATTACAATAAGTTTTAATTTCTctatttatgaaataatacaGGCGTACTTGTAGGAATTCGTCCTTGATTAATccttatacataattttacaatttttaaaatacttcCATAAGAAATGCTTTAATAGCTTCCtatctctcttttttttgctttgaTATGTTTATACTTTTTACCATTGTAAAATggtatatttcatttttttttatgacttCCTCATTATCCTGTACTTCATCATCATATGATTTATCATAGGTTTAAGAAGTTATATGACCATATGTcaagtatttatatttttttatcagaGTGTAAAAGTACATCAAGCATTCTCCGTATCTCTGATAGattgctttttttctttttttttttttttgtgatcAACATTAAACGTTTATTTATCATTGTACATTTCTTagtgttttttatataattcatccTCAAAAATAGAAGCtaattctattattttcatattatcaATACATATTATTCCTGTGTATAAGATTATTTGATAGTTTTAAACTCCATAGTTCAAAGGGTGTCcttattatttccttttattttattatatttttattaatttacagATTTTAATATCCAAttctttctttattatttatctatttaaatttccaatttatatttataatattaattttatcagtattttatatgttagtAGTAACACTAAATAATTGTACGacgtacaaaaaaataataaagtatatttctcttttctttttattaatatatattattatgagtgtatttctaaaaaaatttaatataatttatatccaAAATAATTAAGTTATCACactttattcattttaatacATACTATTCGTAATTCAAATATGTTCAAATTAATtctgaaataaattattgttaatatatgttttaaaaatatatatttcttttcagATATTATCTCCATAAATATCAAATGAAAttagtacttttttttatttgttttgtatattaaaaatatttttgaaatcagttaatgtaattttaaattaaaaataa
The sequence above is drawn from the Plasmodium malariae genome assembly, chromosome: 5 genome and encodes:
- the PmUG01_05014200 gene encoding Plasmodium exported protein, unknown function, with product MAQTIKFLSFNKIFSFVLLIWIWKYSFEETTSGILSYKKINLNTLDVRIRRLLSEETNLNGQQRQTYLRERRRNTIGEGEYPFKYGLNTSLENYSKKKQCKKNVNDEVQNSSNSLYSRYSFQKSQGSINYIDHNSTDSVSFEEVLRRKYYIPEKKSRKSSIKQYLKEVDKKLDRYTINILRYKLGFDYRGLELMPFLHMFRRK